The Delphinus delphis chromosome 7, mDelDel1.2, whole genome shotgun sequence genome includes a window with the following:
- the GORASP2 gene encoding Golgi reassembly-stacking protein 2 isoform X1, whose amino-acid sequence MGSSQSVEIPGGGTEGYHVLRVQENSPGHRAGLEPFFDFIVSINGSRLNKDNDTLKDLLKANVEKPVKMLIYSSKTLELRETSVTPSNMWGGQGLLGVSIRFCSFDGANENVWHVLEVESNSPAALAGLRPHSDYIIGADMVMNESEDLFSLIETHEAKPLKLYVYNTDTDNCREVIITPNSAWGGEGSLGCGIGYGYLHRIPTRPFEEGKKISLPGQMTGTPITPLKDGFMEVQLSSVNPPSLSSPGTTEIEQSLSGLSISSTPPAVSNVLSTGVPTVPLLPPQVNQSLTSVPPMNPATTLPGLMPLPAGLPNLPALPNLNLPAPHVVPGVSLPELMNPGLPPLPSLPPQNLPGIAPLPMPSEFLPSFPLVPEVSSTAASTELLSSLPPTGSPPSDPVPTTARADAASTLTVGVTPPTPKAPAAVEDRVGESIPASKKPVSAVTDADASESP is encoded by the exons gTACAAGAAAATTCCCCAGGACATAGAGCTGGACTGGAGCCCTTCTTTGACTTTATTGTTTCTATTAATGGTTCGAGATTA AATAAAGACAATGATACTCTTAAGGATCTACTGAAAGCAAATGTTGAAAAGCCTGTAAAAATGCTTATCTACAGTAGTAAAACACTGGAGCTGCGAGAGACCTCAGTCACACCAAGTAACATGTGGGGTGGCCAGGGCTTGTTGGGAGTGAGCATTCGTTTCTGCAGCTTTGATGGGGCAAATGAAAACGTTTGGCATGTGTTG GAAGTGGAATCAAATTCTCCTGCAGCACTGGCAGGTCTTAGACCTCATAGTGATTATATCATTGGAGCAGATATGGTCATGAATGAg TCTGAAGATCTGTTCAGCCTTATTGAAACACATGAAGCAAAACCATTGAAACTTTATGTGTATAATACAGACACTGATAACTGTCGAGAAGTGATTATTACACCAAATTCTGCATGGGGTGGAGAAGGCAG CCTAGGATGTGGCATTGGATATGGTTATTTGCATCGAATACCTACACGCCcatttgaagaaggaaagaaaatttctcTTCCAGGACAGATGACTGGTACACCTATTACTCCTCTTAAAGATGGATTTATGGAG gTCCAGCTGTCCTCAGTTAATCCCCCGTCTTTGTCATCACCAGGAACTACAGAAATTGAACAGAGTCTGTCTGGACTTTCTATTAGCTCAACTCCACCAGCTGTCAGTAATGTTCTCAGTACAG GTGTACCAACAGTACCATTATTGCCACCACAAGTAAACCAGTCCCTCACTTCTGTGCCGCCAATGAACCCAGCTACTACATTACCAG GTCTGATGCCTTTACCAGCAGGACTACCaaacctccctgccctccccaatCTCAACCTCCCTGCCCCGCACGTCGTGCCAGGTGTCAGCTTACCGGAACTCATGAACCCGG GTTTGCCacctcttccttccctgcctccccaaAACTTACCTGGCATTGCACCTCTCCCCATGCCATCCGAGTTCCTCCCGTCATTTCCTTTGGTTCCAGAGGTCTCTTCCACGGCAGCCTCCACAGAGCTGCTgtcctctctcccacccaccgGCAGCCCACCCTCCGACCCTGTCCCGACCACTGCAAGGGCAGATGCTGCGTCCACGCTCACCGTGGGTGTGACGCCCCCCACTCCCAAGGCCCCGGCCGCTGTTGAGGACAGAGTCGGCGAATCCATCCCAGCCAGCAAGAAGCCTGTCTCTGCGGTTACGGATGCAGATGCCTCTGAGTCACCTTAG
- the GORASP2 gene encoding Golgi reassembly-stacking protein 2 isoform X3 → MLIYSSKTLELRETSVTPSNMWGGQGLLGVSIRFCSFDGANENVWHVLEVESNSPAALAGLRPHSDYIIGADMVMNESEDLFSLIETHEAKPLKLYVYNTDTDNCREVIITPNSAWGGEGSLGCGIGYGYLHRIPTRPFEEGKKISLPGQMTGTPITPLKDGFMEVQLSSVNPPSLSSPGTTEIEQSLSGLSISSTPPAVSNVLSTGVPTVPLLPPQVNQSLTSVPPMNPATTLPGLMPLPAGLPNLPALPNLNLPAPHVVPGVSLPELMNPGLPPLPSLPPQNLPGIAPLPMPSEFLPSFPLVPEVSSTAASTELLSSLPPTGSPPSDPVPTTARADAASTLTVGVTPPTPKAPAAVEDRVGESIPASKKPVSAVTDADASESP, encoded by the exons ATGCTTATCTACAGTAGTAAAACACTGGAGCTGCGAGAGACCTCAGTCACACCAAGTAACATGTGGGGTGGCCAGGGCTTGTTGGGAGTGAGCATTCGTTTCTGCAGCTTTGATGGGGCAAATGAAAACGTTTGGCATGTGTTG GAAGTGGAATCAAATTCTCCTGCAGCACTGGCAGGTCTTAGACCTCATAGTGATTATATCATTGGAGCAGATATGGTCATGAATGAg TCTGAAGATCTGTTCAGCCTTATTGAAACACATGAAGCAAAACCATTGAAACTTTATGTGTATAATACAGACACTGATAACTGTCGAGAAGTGATTATTACACCAAATTCTGCATGGGGTGGAGAAGGCAG CCTAGGATGTGGCATTGGATATGGTTATTTGCATCGAATACCTACACGCCcatttgaagaaggaaagaaaatttctcTTCCAGGACAGATGACTGGTACACCTATTACTCCTCTTAAAGATGGATTTATGGAG gTCCAGCTGTCCTCAGTTAATCCCCCGTCTTTGTCATCACCAGGAACTACAGAAATTGAACAGAGTCTGTCTGGACTTTCTATTAGCTCAACTCCACCAGCTGTCAGTAATGTTCTCAGTACAG GTGTACCAACAGTACCATTATTGCCACCACAAGTAAACCAGTCCCTCACTTCTGTGCCGCCAATGAACCCAGCTACTACATTACCAG GTCTGATGCCTTTACCAGCAGGACTACCaaacctccctgccctccccaatCTCAACCTCCCTGCCCCGCACGTCGTGCCAGGTGTCAGCTTACCGGAACTCATGAACCCGG GTTTGCCacctcttccttccctgcctccccaaAACTTACCTGGCATTGCACCTCTCCCCATGCCATCCGAGTTCCTCCCGTCATTTCCTTTGGTTCCAGAGGTCTCTTCCACGGCAGCCTCCACAGAGCTGCTgtcctctctcccacccaccgGCAGCCCACCCTCCGACCCTGTCCCGACCACTGCAAGGGCAGATGCTGCGTCCACGCTCACCGTGGGTGTGACGCCCCCCACTCCCAAGGCCCCGGCCGCTGTTGAGGACAGAGTCGGCGAATCCATCCCAGCCAGCAAGAAGCCTGTCTCTGCGGTTACGGATGCAGATGCCTCTGAGTCACCTTAG
- the GORASP2 gene encoding Golgi reassembly-stacking protein 2 isoform X2, translating to MGSSQSVEIPGGGTEGYHVLRVQENSPGHRAGLEPFFDFIVSINGSRLNKDNDTLKDLLKANVEKPVKMLIYSSKTLELRETSVTPSNMWGGQGLLGVSIRFCSFDGANENVWHVLEVESNSPAALAGLRPHSDYIIGADMVMNESEDLFSLIETHEAKPLKLYVYNTDTDNCREVIITPNSAWGGEGSLGCGIGYGYLHRIPTRPFEEGKKISLPGQMTGTPITPLKDGFMEVQLSSVNPPSLSSPGTTEIEQSLSGLSISSTPPAVSNVLSTGVPTVPLLPPQVNQSLTSVPPMNPATTLPGLMPLPAGLPNLPALPNLNLPAPHVVPGVSLPELMNPEVSSTAASTELLSSLPPTGSPPSDPVPTTARADAASTLTVGVTPPTPKAPAAVEDRVGESIPASKKPVSAVTDADASESP from the exons gTACAAGAAAATTCCCCAGGACATAGAGCTGGACTGGAGCCCTTCTTTGACTTTATTGTTTCTATTAATGGTTCGAGATTA AATAAAGACAATGATACTCTTAAGGATCTACTGAAAGCAAATGTTGAAAAGCCTGTAAAAATGCTTATCTACAGTAGTAAAACACTGGAGCTGCGAGAGACCTCAGTCACACCAAGTAACATGTGGGGTGGCCAGGGCTTGTTGGGAGTGAGCATTCGTTTCTGCAGCTTTGATGGGGCAAATGAAAACGTTTGGCATGTGTTG GAAGTGGAATCAAATTCTCCTGCAGCACTGGCAGGTCTTAGACCTCATAGTGATTATATCATTGGAGCAGATATGGTCATGAATGAg TCTGAAGATCTGTTCAGCCTTATTGAAACACATGAAGCAAAACCATTGAAACTTTATGTGTATAATACAGACACTGATAACTGTCGAGAAGTGATTATTACACCAAATTCTGCATGGGGTGGAGAAGGCAG CCTAGGATGTGGCATTGGATATGGTTATTTGCATCGAATACCTACACGCCcatttgaagaaggaaagaaaatttctcTTCCAGGACAGATGACTGGTACACCTATTACTCCTCTTAAAGATGGATTTATGGAG gTCCAGCTGTCCTCAGTTAATCCCCCGTCTTTGTCATCACCAGGAACTACAGAAATTGAACAGAGTCTGTCTGGACTTTCTATTAGCTCAACTCCACCAGCTGTCAGTAATGTTCTCAGTACAG GTGTACCAACAGTACCATTATTGCCACCACAAGTAAACCAGTCCCTCACTTCTGTGCCGCCAATGAACCCAGCTACTACATTACCAG GTCTGATGCCTTTACCAGCAGGACTACCaaacctccctgccctccccaatCTCAACCTCCCTGCCCCGCACGTCGTGCCAGGTGTCAGCTTACCGGAACTCATGAACCCGG AGGTCTCTTCCACGGCAGCCTCCACAGAGCTGCTgtcctctctcccacccaccgGCAGCCCACCCTCCGACCCTGTCCCGACCACTGCAAGGGCAGATGCTGCGTCCACGCTCACCGTGGGTGTGACGCCCCCCACTCCCAAGGCCCCGGCCGCTGTTGAGGACAGAGTCGGCGAATCCATCCCAGCCAGCAAGAAGCCTGTCTCTGCGGTTACGGATGCAGATGCCTCTGAGTCACCTTAG